A part of Miscanthus floridulus cultivar M001 chromosome 6, ASM1932011v1, whole genome shotgun sequence genomic DNA contains:
- the LOC136459287 gene encoding F-box protein At4g18380-like, whose amino-acid sequence MHTKARIHAAPVLELDQFDGLPDSLVLLILNKLEDVRSLGRCSAVSKRFSGLVPLVHDVCVKIDHVVTVDGDSDDALNLSSPKPHNIISHLFKLMLFAIAKPFHDMRSPNSTGWPLFPQLSQHSPVQVLKNFSHVHNLQVELPSGDVAVEEGVLLKWRAEYGSTLQNCVILGGTLVDRKASGNGHEPSSDDNGSMPESFYTNGGLKLRVVWTISCLIAASTRHYLLRSIINDHPTLRSLVLADAEGQGALSMGAEQLKDFREHQLSASPCSNRTQVPACNMKLKYAQYLELPGGLALQGATLLVIKPASHGSSSGHGNLKEVDAFVSGAFDGPLRLAAKALMKRRTCLLEMNGF is encoded by the coding sequence ATGCATACCAAGGCTCGGATCCACGCTGCCCCGGTCCTGGAGCTTGACCAATTCGACGGCTTGCCTGATTCTCTTGTGCTGCTGATCCTGAACAAGCTTGAGGACGTGCGTTCACTTGGCAGGTGCTCTGCCGTGTCCAAGCGATTCAGTGGCCTGGTTCCCCTCGTCCACGATGTGTGTGTCAAGATTGACCACGTTGTGACTGTGGACGGTGACTCTGATGACGCTCTGAACCTGTCGTCGCCAAAGCCCCACAACATCATCTCACATTTGTTCAAGCTGATGCTGTTCGCGATCGCCAAGCCCTTCCATGATATGCGCAGCCCCAATAGCACTGGGTGGCCGCTGTTCCCTCAGCTCTCCCAGCATTCTCCTGTGCAGGTGCTGAAGAACTTCTCCCATGTTCACAATCTTCAGGTGGAGCTTCCCTCTGGAGATGTTGCGGTCGAGGAGGGGGTTCTACTGAAGTGGCGGGCTGAATATGGCAGTACACTTCAGAATTGTGTGATCCTGGGTGGAACCTTGGTTGATCGCAAGGCTTCTGGGAATGGGCATGAGCCATCGTCGGATGACAATGGAAGCATGCCTGAATCTTTCTATACCAATGGTGGGCTGAAACTCCGTGTTGTATGGACTATCAGCTGTTTGATTGCTGCGTCGACGAGGCATTATCTTCTGCGATCAATCATCAATGACCATCCAACACTGAGGAGCCTGGTCTTGGCAGATGCCGAGGGGCAGGGTGCACTCTCCATGGGGGCAGAGCAGCTGAAGGATTTCAGGGAACACCAGTTGTCAGCCTCGCCATGTTCTAACAGGACACAGGTACCAGCATGCAACATGAAGCTGAAGTACGCTCAGTACCTCGAATTGCCTGGTGGCTTGGCATTGCAAGGTGCAACCTTGCTTGTCATCAAGCCCGCCAGCCATGGTAGCAGCAGTGGTCATGGCAATCTGAAGGAAGTTGACGCCTTTGTTTCAGGCGCGTTCGATGGACCCTTGAGGCTTGCTGCGAAGGCGCTGATGAAGAGGCGCACCTGTCTCCTGGAGATGAATGGGTTCTAG